In the Pseudomonadota bacterium genome, CTGGGGCTCTGAGCGGGGCCGATCCGCGCCCGATTTCTCCTACCGGTCCGAGCCAGGTATTTGACATACATGGACATACCTTGTAGTTTAAGGTGTGTACATGTAGGAGAATATCATGGCAAAAGACACCACGGCGAATCCGGTCACGGGCGAGATCGAACTCCCGTCCGGCAGGGCTCCTGTCGACGTCCCGTCCCGCAAGCACGAGGTGCTCGGCATCCTGTCGTTCATCGCGGCGCTCGCGCTGATCCTGGCGTTCGGCTCGTACGACGGGGTCGCGCCCGAAGGCGGGCCCGTCACGTCGGGCAACCTGATAGGGCCGGTCGGGATGTGGATCGCCCACGGCGCGTTCGTGGGGATCGGCCTCGCGGCGTACATCATCGACGTCTGCCTCTGGGTGTTCGGCTGGATGCTGTTCACCGGCCGCTCCGACGGCGTGCGGGTGCGGAGCCTGCTCGGCGTGATCGCGATCGTGATCCTCTCCTCGATCTTCCTGCACACGTTCATGGCGGGCGCGACGGTGCTCGGCGGGCACGACGCGGGCGGCGCGGTCGGCCTCGTGCTCGGCGAGCTCCTCCACGGCGCGGTCTCGACCGTCGGGACGTACATCGTCACGGTCGGCGGCGTGGCGCTGCTCGTCGTCCTGATCACGGACCTCTCGCTCTACCTCGTCAGCCGCACGGCCGGCTTCCTCGCGCTCCGCGGCGCGCGCGCGGCGGGCGGCCTCGGAACCCGGATCGTCCAGGCCTGGCGCGAGCCCCCGGACGCGAACGCCGTGCGCCCGCCCGAGCCGCTCATCGTCGTGTCGAGTGCGTTCGACGACGGGGCGATCGACGATCCCGCGCCGTGCGAGCCCGTCATCGTCACCAAGGCGAAGGCGAAGAAGAAGGCCAAGGCGAAGCCGGCCGAGGAGCGGATCGCGATCTTCCGCGAGGAGCCGGACGCGCCCACGGCGTTCTCCATCCCGCCCCTCTCCCTGCTCGATCCGCCGGCGCCGTCCGCGGCGCGCGTCGATCGCGGCTACCTCGTCGAGATGACCGAGCGGCTCGTGAAGGTGCTCGCCGACTTCGGCGTGCTCGGCGAGGTGCGCGAGATCCACCCCGGGCCGGTGGTGACGATGTTCGAGTTCCAGCCGCGCTCGGGCACGAAGCTATCGAAGATCGGCTCCCTGTCGAACGAGATCGCGATGGCGCTGGAGATGACGCGCGTCCGCGTCGTCGCGCCGATCCCGGGCAAGAACGCCGTCGGCTTCGAGCTCCCGAACAAGGAGCGCGAGACCGTGCGGCTGCGCGAGATCCTCGAGGACGACGCCTACGCTGCCAACCGCAAGGTGAAGCTGCCGCTCGCGCTCGGCAAGGACATCACCGGCACGCCCTACATCATCGACCTCGCGAAGATGCCGCACCTCCTCATGGCGGGCACGACCGGATCGGGCAAGTCGGTCTCCGTGAACACGATGCTGCTCAGCCTGCTCTACCGCTACACGCCGGACGACCTGCGGCTCCTGCTCGTCGATCCCAAGATGATCGAGTTCCAACCGTACAACCACATCCCGCACCTGCTCCTGCCGGTCGTCACCGACATGAGCCAGGCGTGC is a window encoding:
- a CDS encoding DNA translocase FtsK 4TM domain-containing protein, which translates into the protein MAKDTTANPVTGEIELPSGRAPVDVPSRKHEVLGILSFIAALALILAFGSYDGVAPEGGPVTSGNLIGPVGMWIAHGAFVGIGLAAYIIDVCLWVFGWMLFTGRSDGVRVRSLLGVIAIVILSSIFLHTFMAGATVLGGHDAGGAVGLVLGELLHGAVSTVGTYIVTVGGVALLVVLITDLSLYLVSRTAGFLALRGARAAGGLGTRIVQAWREPPDANAVRPPEPLIVVSSAFDDGAIDDPAPCEPVIVTKAKAKKKAKAKPAEERIAIFREEPDAPTAFSIPPLSLLDPPAPSAARVDRGYLVEMTERLVKVLADFGVLGEVREIHPGPVVTMFEFQPRSGTKLSKIGSLSNEIAMALEMTRVRVVAPIPGKNAVGFELPNKERETVRLREILEDDAYAANRKVKLPLALGKDITGTPYIIDLAKMPHLLMAGTTGSGKSVSVNTMLLSLLYRYTPDDLRLLLVDPKMIEFQPYNHIPHLLLPVVTDMSQACLALKWAVDEMERRYQLFADLGSRNLESYNTKVEKIRAVAEGRQGTPLVEAETIVTDAGEVVELGAIPRPEEKLPEKLPLVVICIDEFADLMMVAAKDVETSIARLSQKARAAGIHLIVATQRPSTDVVTGLIKANFPARLSCQVSSGIDSRTILGTNGAESLLGNGDMLVLPPGTSDLVRVQGAFVSDEEINAVVEFLKAQGLPSYDEDILKPRDGDGGAGIDESEKDEIYDQAVAIVAETQACSISMIQRRLRIGYNRAARIVEIMEKEGVVGPANGVNRRDVLIGPQ